Below is a window of Fulvitalea axinellae DNA.
TGGATCGCCCCGATACCACTTCGGTCAATACGAATTATGTAAGCAACAGGGCGCCTTTGGCTCCCAGCAGTTTTGTGAAACTTCCCGTGGGGGCTGTCAAGCCCGAGGGTTGGATAAAGGAATATCTTGTTCGCCAAAAAGAGGGACTTACCGGCAACTTGGGCGAGATCAGCGCTTGGCTTCAGAAAGGGGACAACGCTTGGCTTTCCAAAGACGGAAAAGGCGCTTGGGGCTGGGAAGAGGTTCCTTATTGGCTCAAAGGCTACGGCAATATCGGTTATATCCTCAACGACCCGAAGATGATAGCCGAAACGAAAGTATGGATTGAGGGGACGATCAACAGCCAGCGCGAAGACGGCAACTTCGGCCCGTTGCGCGGCGGCGACTCGCTCGACTATTGGGGCAATATGATTATGCTCTATTGCCTGCAGTCTTATTATGACCAGACCCAAGACCAGCGGGTAATCGACTTGATGACGAAATACTTCAAGTTCCAGCTTACCGTTCCCGACAATAAGTTCCTGAGCAGCTACTGGCAAAAGAACCGCGGGGGCGATAACCTGCACAGCGTAATGTGGCTCTATAACCGCACGGGCGAGCCGTTTTTGTTGGAACTGGCGGAGAAGATCCACCGCAATACCGCCGACTGGACCAGCCGCGGGCACAGCTTGGGCAAAATCAAGAACCGCAAGCACAAGCGGGATAACGTGGCGGAATGGCCGCTGTGGTACGGCGACCAGATCGATTGGCATAACGTAAACCACGCGCAGTGTTTCCGTGAGCCGGCGCAGTATTACTTGCTAAGCAAGGACAAAAACCACCTGAAAGCCGCTTACGAAAACTTCGATATTATCCGCGAACACTTCGGCCAGGTGCCGGGCGGTATGTTCGGCTCCGACGAGAACTCGCGTCCGGGCTACGACGATCCGCGTCAAGGCATCGAGACTTGCGGTATCGTGGAGCAGATGAACTCCGACGAGCATATGCTCCGCATCACGGGTGACCCTTTCTGGGCCGACCACGCCGAGAAGGTAGCTTTCAACACTTATCCGGCCGCCACTATGCCCGACTTCAAGTCGTTGCACTATATCACCTCGCCTAACATGGTGCTCTGCGACGCGGCCAACCACGCGCCGGGCATCGACAACTCCGGGCCGTTCTTGATGATGAATCCGTTCAGCTCGCGTTGTTGCCAGCACAACCACTCGCAGGGCTGGCCTTATATGGTGGAAAACCTCTGGATGGCCACGCCCGACAACGGCGCCTTGGCGGCCATCTACAGCGCCAGTACGGTAGATATGAAAGTAACCGACGGCAAAAGCGTAAAACTTCGCGAAGAGACCAATTATCCGTATGAGGAGCAGATCCGCTTTAGCGTGGAGACCGCCGAGCCGGTAAAATTCCCGCTGTATCTGCGTATTCCAGCTTGGTGCTCAAAGGCCAAAGTGAGCGTAAACGGAAAGCCGATAGGGGCAAAGGCCGTAGCCGGAAAATATGTGCGCATAGAGCGTAAGTGGAACGACAAGGACAAAGTGACGCTTGACCTTCCGATGGAGCTGTCAGTGGACCGCTGGGCCAAGAACCATAACAGCGCGAGCGTAAATTACGGTCCGTTGACCTTCTCGTTGAAGATCAAGGAAAACTACATCAAGAAAGCCAGCGACGAGACCGCCATCGGTGACTCAAAGTGGCAAGATGGCGTAGACACGCAGAAATGGCCGTCATGGGAGATCCACCCGGCTTCGGAGTGGAACTTCGGCTTGGAGTATGACGCGAAGGATCTGGCGAAGAGCTTCAAAGTGGTGAAGCGGGCTTGGCCGAAGAGCAACTTCCCGTTTACGCACGAGGGCAACCCGATATCGATCATGGCCAAAGGCCAGCGCGTACCGGACTGGAAGATCGACGAGGACGGCCTCTGTGGCGAGCTCACGGACAATCCGGCCTTCGACGGACAGACTCAGGAGATAGAGCTGATCCCGATGGGCGCCGCGCGCTTGCGCATCAGTTCGTTCCCTGTAGTGAAGTAAGAAAAAGTCTTAGGTAATAATTAGAACCCCGGGCTCTGTAGTGGAGTCCGGGGTTTGTTTTATGGGAAGGGACTTTAGTTATTTCAGAACAGCATAAGCTTGGAAAGAGAAAGGGAAGATTATTTCTATATCAGATACCTGACCTCTTTTCATACCGGGAGAATAGCCGTTGAGTGATGATATAACCCTGATAGCTTCCTTGTCCAAAGCGGGGTGTAAAGAATTGATATTCCTTGTTTTCGTGACTTTTCCCTCCTTGTCCACCACGTACGAGATATACACTTTGCCGGCCACGCCACTGGTTCTGGCCTCCCGCGGGTACCGTACCGACTTTCCTACGGCCCTGTAAAAGCCTCTTCGCCCGCCCTCATATTCAGGCGCTTGTTTCACTTCGGTATAGATATATTTTCGTCCGTCGGCGTCATAGCTTTCGCCTTTTACCAAATTGCCTTTCTCATATTTTTCGGAATATCTCAAGTTGCCTTTTGAGTCTTTGCCGGTCCACAGGCCGGTTTTTAGGCCCATCTCCGTTTTTCCTTTCACAAACAGATTCTCGTCGGGGTCAAAGGAATCATACACGCCGTTGCCGTTGCTTATCTGTTGGTGTCCTAAGCTGTCGTAGTGGTTGGCGTAAATATAGTCTTGGTCCAGCCCGGCTTTTGACATCAGGAAGTAGCGGTAATCACCCCTTACCTTTCCGTTCTGGTACCAATGCCGGAACGTACCGACTTTCCTTCCTTCGGTATAGTTTCCGGACAGGCGCTTATTGCCGTTTTTGTAATAGGTCACGCGCAGGCTGTCAAGAGTGGACGATACCACCTTCGGTCCGTTTGGGTTAACCGTTTTGCTTCTTAAAGCAAGGTACCCCTCACGGTATAATTCACCGGTAACAAGGTAGTCTTGGAAGGCGCACCTTACGTCTGTTTTCTTATACTTGCCGAGGTGGCGCACATATACGGCCTTGGAGCGTTTAGTTTTGTTGAAACCGTTGTCTAGGTATTCAGTCGGGCCGTTTAGCTTCTGACCCCAACCGTTAAATGCCGAAAAAATCAGGACAAAAATGCTTACGCTTTTTAATGCGTTAGTGAACCTTTTCATAATGTAGATGCAGTTTAAAATTATAGGCAGGGAGAAAAGTACGTACTTTTTAAACAAAACGTAAATAATCGTCTATTTCATATGATGAAATGAATTAAAAATAAACAGTGGATTCTTTATTTCATAACTAAATTGAGTTGACCGCTGAAAGGAGAGGCTATAAAATGGGAGGTAGCGAATGCCGTCAAAAAATAAAAGGAGCGCCCGAAGGCGACTCCCTTTTAGTTTGCGAACACCCTGCCGGGCGGATCAGTAAAAATTAAAAAATCTCCACCTTTCCGAAGATCTAAATCTAAAAATACAGCGCAACGTTCCTGTTCTTTCCCGTGTCAAAGTCCCGACAGTTAATTTTTAAACTATCTTTTTGGAGTATGAAAAAGCTATTACCGTTACTTTTCGCCTTTGGTTTTACCGCATTTTCTCTTTGGGCGGTCCCGGTGAAGAAAGGTTATGAGATTTCCGGTAGAATCGACACGTCGCAAAAGGGAGCCATTAAAGACTACAAAGGCTATATCTATATGCGGTACGGCAACCGTACGGATAGCGCTTTGGTAAAGGACAATGCTTTTCAATTCTCGGGAAAGATCAATCACCCTGTCAGCGCTTTGTTTATGACTAAAAACGGATCGTTCGCCGGTTCTTTCTATTTGGAAAACAGTGAGATGTCGGTCTCTTTGTCATTGCTGAAACGTGGAGAAAGGACTATCACTTTTCTAAGCGGTTGCCAAGGAAATAAGACTGCCAAAACTCAACAGGAGCTTCAAGCCTTCTTTCAGAGCGCTTATGGAAAACCGGACTTTAAGGCGAAACTGAACGCCAAGTTGGACTCGTTGTTCAGGACAAACCCTAAGCACCCTTTCTTTGGAGAGACATTGGCGGAGCTGGCTATGGAAATGATTCTGGATATTGAGGATGTGGAGAAATTGCTTGCGATATTGGACCGCAACACCCAGGACGAAGATGACCTGAAGAGTGTGCAAGACGCCGTCTGGAAATCTAAAAAAATGGCCGTGGGCAACGAGTTCAAGCATTTCGAGCTGAAAGATACCGAAGGAAATGCGTTAGGAACGGAAACGTTCAAGGGAAAGGTGTTGCTTGTGGAGTTTTGGGCGTCGTGGTGCGGGCCGTGCATCGAAAAGCTACCTGAGTATAAGAGTGTTTATAAGAAACACCGGACCGGCGGTTTTGAGATTCTAGGCGTGTCGTTTGATTCCGGTCCAAGACCATGGAAAAAGACCATCAAGAAAATGGGTTTGGATTGGCCTCAGGTTATCGCTCCCGGTTCCTTTGACAGCCCGGAAATAGCTCACCTTAAGGTACAGTTTGTCCCCTCCAATTTTCTGATCGGCCCCGACGGCAAAATCCTTGCGCATAATATCCAACCGGAAGATCTGGACAAGAAACTGAAGGAATTATTGGTGAAGCAATAGAGGAGGAAAGTCCTTGGTGTAGGTCTTCTTGTCAAGATCTGATAATAAGAGAAGGCGCAAGCGTTAAGCGATATGAATCTTAACGCTTGCGCCTTCTGTCATTTCTCCTTTGCCTTCCTTTTTTTCAAGGTATAAAAAGCCAAAATCGGGTTCTCTTCACCATTCAGGTTCTTTAGGTATTCGGCGCCTAATTGGGACCCAATGGTTCCGGTATTTAAGCCGTCAGGGTCTTTTTCCAGACTTTGGGCTATACTGAATGTCTGTATCCAGCTGACCCATTCGTTTCCGCAGACTGTGGCTGGCCGAAGCGAAAAACCGGGGCCGTCTAACGAGAAAGAGTCTGCGTGACGTATTACCTCAAGTGTGTTTTTATCCACAAGCGCGAAGCAAACTATATTGTTATGGCTATATTCCACTACCAGATGCGTGTCAGTCATCAGCACTCGAACTATATCACCAAACCCCTTGATTTGTTTGCCTGGTATCGCTTTGGCGATATTCTCACTGCGCTCTTTGTGAAATTTTCCGAAATTAAAGGCCATAACAGCCTTTATCCTGTCCTTTTCCACCAAGTACAGCGAATCTCTGCATAAGGGTAAAAAATACAGGGAATCCCCTCTTTTAAAAAACGGGGCTTGTTTTCCCCACCCGGTAAAGATACCCCTGTCCTCCAATGCTTGGTATACCAGCTCTCCTTTGGGGTTTAATACCTTGAGCCTGTACCCCGAAGGCTTATAATCGTCTTTGACAGTGTCAAACTCGTTCGAAAGGCCCGAAGTTTCAATAGCATAATATCCGTTTGCCATACGTTCCATCGTCGTCCTTTTTTCTGCAAAGGGTGTTTCTTCTACAAACTCGCCGTCGAACCCGTAGCGTTTTATCACTTTCGACCAATTATCATGGATAAGAATTCCTTGGTCATCCAAATAGAAGTTCCTGATATTGAGATACTCCCCCGGGCCTTTTCCCACTTTCTTAATCCTGTTCAGAAAGCGACCGTTCATATCAAATACGCATATTGACTGGCAATTATAGTTTTTGTTGCGGTTAAGAATATAGATCCGACCATCCTTGAACCGGATTTTAGCGATGTCCTCCAATAGACTCTGTTCCGTAGTTTCCAAAGGGACATAGCGGACACTGTCTATATATTCAGACATCAGTATGGACCTCAATCCTTCCTTCGGTTCCAATTTCACTTCTGGAGTTTGGCCGGCGTATTTGACATTTTGAGCCCCATCACGCTCGGTACAAGCTAAACAAAACAACAGGCTAAAAATCGTCAGTCTCGACAAAAAGTGCTTCAACATAAAAATTATAGTTTTAATAAAATATATATTATTTCATGATTAAAAACCGGAAGATAGTGATAGAAATTAATATAGATAAATACAATGGTCAAAAAATAATAAAAGCATTCTGAGCTAAATTGGTACGAGTATTCGGACCGCAATTTTCAAAGCATGCTCGTTTATATAGAAAAATCAATGCGCTGAAGAACAGGGCAAATCCAGTCCCTATGTTTAAATCCTGAAGAAGAGTCGATGCGCTTTCACCCTTTTCAAGTAGAGTGTTCGCTTTCTGAAGCCGGCCATGGTCTTTCATCAAATCCGCTTCCACAGGCGAGATAAAAAAGTTAATACCAATGTGCGACTCAAGATGAGGACGTAAAGAGGTAGCGTGATTCAGTTTATGGACAGTCTCACTTTTTAATATTAAATCTATGAGTATCATTTAAAATCATTGTTTATACTGTCCAAACATCCCAATTTCCTGTACGTGAGCAATCGCAACACCAATTTCATTCCTCTAAAAACTTAATCGTTATCGGAAACGACTTGTAAAAAGGCCAATTATCCTCACAGTTCTGCGCGGAAACACACCGAAATTAGACTGATTTGGAAGAAGTAATAAACGGAAGATAGGGGAAGAATGGAAAACAGCGCGGTTAAGCCCTTTTAGGGCATAGTTAGGCCACTAACACGGAGGAGGGGCTGTTTTGCGTTGTGTTTTCGGAAGGTATTACAGTGTCAGGTGGTAATAGCTTGCGAAGCTTGACTATCCATTTTTGGCGGGGCTTTTCCCATTTGGAGTGGTATACCCGGCCCTCGCATGCGGCTTTGTGATATTCCAGCAATTCGCCGAGGTAACGCATCTGAAGGTAGTGGTGGGGCTTGTGGCGTGGTTCAAAGAGGGAATCGCTTCTAAGTATTGCGGCTGCGGATAGCCTGATACATGGATGGGAACTGCGGAAACGATTATAGCGTTTGGTGTCGGAAAACCACAGGATATGCGTATGTGGTAACGAAAAATGACGAAAATCGCGGAAGTGTGGCCATAGAGTTCGGAGATATTTCCAACGTATACTGCCTTTCCAGCGCTTTCGGGCTTCGTAGAGTTTGGAAGCCAATTCCGGAAGATAACCACGGCCCGGCCAAAAGTTGCGTTTCACTTCCCGGCTGATGGTGGAAGGCGCACGTCCCAAGAATTTTGCGATCTTGCGTAGGGAGACCCCCAAGCCCGTCATTCGGCTTATACATTCGCGTTCGTGATCACTGAGGTGGCGGTGGTTTAACATTATTATTCCATAAGCAAAAATCTTGCGAAGGTACGGCTAGCCCGATTTTCATTTAGAAACTGACCTTTCGCTCGCCTTTCCTATTGCAATTTTGGAAATTATATGATAAGTGACCGATTTTTGAAAAATGAAAAGGAGAGACGGATTTGAATTATACACGGATTATCTTATTGCCAGTCGAGGGCAAGCCACCTCAACAGGGCTCTCAGCATCTTTGGACAATCAGATTCCCCATGATTATTTCAGCGACCTCCTCAAGCAACCGGACATGGACCAAAAGGCTTTTTGGAAAGAGGTGAAGTCTTTCGCCAGGAGTATTGAGGGCGAAGAGGCGGTTTTGAGTATCGACGATTGCATTGTCCACAAGCCTCATTCCTCGGAAAACGACATCGTAGCTTATCATTTCGACCATACTGTAGGCAAAGCGGTCAAAGGGATCAACTCCCTTAACTTTCTTCTGAGCAATACCGTGGAAGGACAAACGGTTAACTGTCCGGTCGCTTATGAGATCGTCCACAAGACGGTGAAATACATAGACAAGAACGGGAAGGAAAAGCGTAAAAGCGAGAAAACGAAAAATGAGATGGTACTGGAAGTTTTACACCGTCTAAACTTTCTGAACAAACTGGTTTTCAGGTACATTCTTTTCGATACGTGGTTCACCGCCAGCGATACGCTGAAGTATATTCATTACAAGCTCAAGAAGGTTTTCGTTTGCCCGCTGAAGAGCAACAGGAATATAGCAATGAGCGAAAAGGACAAAAACGAGGGCAAATTCATTCACGTTTCGGATGCGCCTATTGAAAGCGGTCAAGTGAAGCGGGTGTGGGTCAAGGGAGTTGATTTTCCTGTCACGCTCGCCAAACAAGTCTTTACAAACAGGGACCGGTCGACCGCGGAACAATGGCTGGTTACCAACGGGGAGAACATGGCTTTCGAGGATATCGTAGCGATCTACCAAAAACGGTGGAAAGTCGAGGAGTTCCATAAGTCGCTCAAGCAAAACACGATGTTAGGCAAGTCTCCCACAAAGATGGAGATTACCCAATTGAACCACATCTTCGCTTCCATGATCGCCTACATAAAACTGGAAAAACTGAAGGTTAAGGAGAAGCTGAATCACTTTGCGATAAAATCAAAATTGTATTTGAAGATGATAAAGGCTGCCATGGAAGAACTTGACGCCTTGCGGTCGGCCTGAAATATATTCATTAAGAATCGCTCTCCCAAATGCAGGGAGAGCGAAAGTTCAGTTAGAAAATCACTTGATAAATGTCATCACTGGGCCTTGAGGAGTGAGCGTTAAGAAATTTGGGTTCATGGTCCGTTAAAAAATATCCACTGTTTGACCATCGGGAGTTTGGATATTTTAGGGCCATGGACCCAAATTTTAGCTCAGGCCTCACAGCCGAAAGAGATTTTTTGGTTACTTTTTGATCTCTCAAAAAGTGACACCGGAGCTTGTTTGAAGCAGATCGTCCGTGGTTTTGGGAAACCGTATTTTTAATGCCAATGATTATATTAGGCAACATTTAAACACCCTAAATCACAAAACGCTATTTAACCGCCCACAGCGAAATAATCGCCGTTTAATACCCTTGTAATAGCCCCAAAGCCGTTTTTTTAATCGAATCACCCCTTGGGCGCCTGCCGGCGATTGATTTTTTGGCTTACTTGCGGACGCTTTTATAGACAAAACCGAAAAGAGATATGCGTAGACTGTTATTGGGTATCGCGGTATTTTTCATTACTCTCAACGGCCTTTGGGCACAGAATGCCAAGGTCGATCGAAAAATCCGGGATCTGTTGGGTAAAATGACGCTTGAGGAGAAAATCGGGCAGATGACCCAAGTGAATTATTCGGAGATAGGGGAGAAAGGCTGGGCCGGAGGAATGCCGGCGCGGGACAAGCTCCGCAAGGCTTTGCTGGAATACCATGTGGGCTCTATCCTGAACACTCCCGGCGAGGGCGCCGACGCGGTCATGTGGCGGGAGGTAATCCGCAAGATTCAGGAAATGGCCGTAACCGAAACGCGTCTGAAAATTCCCGTAATCTACGGCGTGGATGCCATCCACGGGGTTTCTTATACCGCCAACTCCACTTTGTTTCCGCACAATATCGGCACCGCCGCCGGACGCGATCCGGAGCTTGCCAAGAAGATAGCGCAGGTGACGGCGGCCGAGACGAGGGCCTCCGGTATTCGCTGGAATTTTGATCCCGTATTGGGTTTGGGGCGCCAACCGCTTTGGCCTCGTTTTGAGGAAACCTTCGGCGAGGACGTATTGCTGGTTACCGAAATGGGCCGGGCCACTATCGTGGGCTACGAGGGCGACGGGCTGAAGAACCCTACCGCCGTGGCTTCTTGTATGAAACACTATATCGGCTACTCCGTTCCGCGCAACGGCAAGGACCGGACGGGCGCTTATATTTCCGACATCGATTTGCGCGAGCGCTTTCTGCCACCGTTCAAGGCGGCCGTGGATGCGGGAGCCACTACGTTGATGGTCAACTCGGCGGCGATTAACGATATTCCGGTCCACGCCGACAAGAAACTCCTCACCGACCTGCTTCGCGACGAGCTGGGCTTCGGGGGCTTGGTGGTGACGGATTGGGAAGATATCATCTACCTCAAGGACAAGCACCGCATGGCGAAGGACAACGTGCACGCCATTGCCTTGGCCATAAACGCCGGCGTGGATATGAGCATGGTGCCGATGCGCTACGTGGAGTTTTGCGAAGACCTGAAAAAGGCCGTGGATATGGGGCTTGTAAGCGAGGCGAGGATAGACGAGGCGGTAACCCGCGTGTTGCGGACAAAATTCAAGCTTGGCCTGTTCGATAATCCGTATCCGGAAAAGGGCGTGGAGGATAACTTCGGCAAGCCAGAGTACGCCGAGTTGGCTTTGGAAGCGGCGAGAGAGAGCGTTACGTTGCTGAAAAACGATACGCTTTTGGGCAATCCCGTTTTGCCTTTGGCCAAGGATATGAAAATCTTGGTGGCCGGTCCTGCGTCCAACAGTTTGGCGGCGCTTCACGGCAGTTGGTCATATACCCACTGGGGCGCCAAGGAAAACCTGTATTCGAAGGCTACGCTGACGCTAAAAGAGGCGATTGAAAAGAAAGTGGGGAAAGAGAACGTGCTTTGCCAAGCCGTAACGGATTTCCATGCGCAGGCCAATACCGATCCGGCCACGGCGCTTAAGGGTATCGAGGGTGTGGACGCCGTGATCCTTTGCCTAGGCGAAGGCGGATACGCCGAAAAGGGAGGCGACATCAATGAGCTGGATCTTCCGGCCGAGCAGATAAGTTTGGCGAAGGTCGCCGCGCTTTATGGCAAACCGGTAGTGTTGGTATTGGCCGAAGGCCGTCCGAGAATAGTAAGGGAGATTGA
It encodes the following:
- a CDS encoding beta-L-arabinofuranosidase domain-containing protein yields the protein MIRRIKPLFGALVVSAGLAITACGDAQEVTVVDRPDTTSVNTNYVSNRAPLAPSSFVKLPVGAVKPEGWIKEYLVRQKEGLTGNLGEISAWLQKGDNAWLSKDGKGAWGWEEVPYWLKGYGNIGYILNDPKMIAETKVWIEGTINSQREDGNFGPLRGGDSLDYWGNMIMLYCLQSYYDQTQDQRVIDLMTKYFKFQLTVPDNKFLSSYWQKNRGGDNLHSVMWLYNRTGEPFLLELAEKIHRNTADWTSRGHSLGKIKNRKHKRDNVAEWPLWYGDQIDWHNVNHAQCFREPAQYYLLSKDKNHLKAAYENFDIIREHFGQVPGGMFGSDENSRPGYDDPRQGIETCGIVEQMNSDEHMLRITGDPFWADHAEKVAFNTYPAATMPDFKSLHYITSPNMVLCDAANHAPGIDNSGPFLMMNPFSSRCCQHNHSQGWPYMVENLWMATPDNGALAAIYSASTVDMKVTDGKSVKLREETNYPYEEQIRFSVETAEPVKFPLYLRIPAWCSKAKVSVNGKPIGAKAVAGKYVRIERKWNDKDKVTLDLPMELSVDRWAKNHNSASVNYGPLTFSLKIKENYIKKASDETAIGDSKWQDGVDTQKWPSWEIHPASEWNFGLEYDAKDLAKSFKVVKRAWPKSNFPFTHEGNPISIMAKGQRVPDWKIDEDGLCGELTDNPAFDGQTQEIELIPMGAARLRISSFPVVK
- a CDS encoding TonB family protein is translated as MKRFTNALKSVSIFVLIFSAFNGWGQKLNGPTEYLDNGFNKTKRSKAVYVRHLGKYKKTDVRCAFQDYLVTGELYREGYLALRSKTVNPNGPKVVSSTLDSLRVTYYKNGNKRLSGNYTEGRKVGTFRHWYQNGKVRGDYRYFLMSKAGLDQDYIYANHYDSLGHQQISNGNGVYDSFDPDENLFVKGKTEMGLKTGLWTGKDSKGNLRYSEKYEKGNLVKGESYDADGRKYIYTEVKQAPEYEGGRRGFYRAVGKSVRYPREARTSGVAGKVYISYVVDKEGKVTKTRNINSLHPALDKEAIRVISSLNGYSPGMKRGQVSDIEIIFPFSFQAYAVLK
- a CDS encoding TlpA disulfide reductase family protein translates to MKKLLPLLFAFGFTAFSLWAVPVKKGYEISGRIDTSQKGAIKDYKGYIYMRYGNRTDSALVKDNAFQFSGKINHPVSALFMTKNGSFAGSFYLENSEMSVSLSLLKRGERTITFLSGCQGNKTAKTQQELQAFFQSAYGKPDFKAKLNAKLDSLFRTNPKHPFFGETLAELAMEMILDIEDVEKLLAILDRNTQDEDDLKSVQDAVWKSKKMAVGNEFKHFELKDTEGNALGTETFKGKVLLVEFWASWCGPCIEKLPEYKSVYKKHRTGGFEILGVSFDSGPRPWKKTIKKMGLDWPQVIAPGSFDSPEIAHLKVQFVPSNFLIGPDGKILAHNIQPEDLDKKLKELLVKQ
- a CDS encoding 6-bladed beta-propeller, which translates into the protein MLKHFLSRLTIFSLLFCLACTERDGAQNVKYAGQTPEVKLEPKEGLRSILMSEYIDSVRYVPLETTEQSLLEDIAKIRFKDGRIYILNRNKNYNCQSICVFDMNGRFLNRIKKVGKGPGEYLNIRNFYLDDQGILIHDNWSKVIKRYGFDGEFVEETPFAEKRTTMERMANGYYAIETSGLSNEFDTVKDDYKPSGYRLKVLNPKGELVYQALEDRGIFTGWGKQAPFFKRGDSLYFLPLCRDSLYLVEKDRIKAVMAFNFGKFHKERSENIAKAIPGKQIKGFGDIVRVLMTDTHLVVEYSHNNIVCFALVDKNTLEVIRHADSFSLDGPGFSLRPATVCGNEWVSWIQTFSIAQSLEKDPDGLNTGTIGSQLGAEYLKNLNGEENPILAFYTLKKRKAKEK
- a CDS encoding IS701 family transposase gives rise to the protein MKRRDGFELYTDYLIASRGQATSTGLSASLDNQIPHDYFSDLLKQPDMDQKAFWKEVKSFARSIEGEEAVLSIDDCIVHKPHSSENDIVAYHFDHTVGKAVKGINSLNFLLSNTVEGQTVNCPVAYEIVHKTVKYIDKNGKEKRKSEKTKNEMVLEVLHRLNFLNKLVFRYILFDTWFTASDTLKYIHYKLKKVFVCPLKSNRNIAMSEKDKNEGKFIHVSDAPIESGQVKRVWVKGVDFPVTLAKQVFTNRDRSTAEQWLVTNGENMAFEDIVAIYQKRWKVEEFHKSLKQNTMLGKSPTKMEITQLNHIFASMIAYIKLEKLKVKEKLNHFAIKSKLYLKMIKAAMEELDALRSA
- a CDS encoding glycoside hydrolase family 3 N-terminal domain-containing protein; the encoded protein is MRRLLLGIAVFFITLNGLWAQNAKVDRKIRDLLGKMTLEEKIGQMTQVNYSEIGEKGWAGGMPARDKLRKALLEYHVGSILNTPGEGADAVMWREVIRKIQEMAVTETRLKIPVIYGVDAIHGVSYTANSTLFPHNIGTAAGRDPELAKKIAQVTAAETRASGIRWNFDPVLGLGRQPLWPRFEETFGEDVLLVTEMGRATIVGYEGDGLKNPTAVASCMKHYIGYSVPRNGKDRTGAYISDIDLRERFLPPFKAAVDAGATTLMVNSAAINDIPVHADKKLLTDLLRDELGFGGLVVTDWEDIIYLKDKHRMAKDNVHAIALAINAGVDMSMVPMRYVEFCEDLKKAVDMGLVSEARIDEAVTRVLRTKFKLGLFDNPYPEKGVEDNFGKPEYAELALEAARESVTLLKNDTLLGNPVLPLAKDMKILVAGPASNSLAALHGSWSYTHWGAKENLYSKATLTLKEAIEKKVGKENVLCQAVTDFHAQANTDPATALKGIEGVDAVILCLGEGGYAEKGGDINELDLPAEQISLAKVAALYGKPVVLVLAEGRPRIVREIEPAMAAVLDAYRPGSKGADAVADILFGDHNPSGILPFSYPKYSGNITTYDGKFDTVSPRYGGKPRDVQWDFGHGLSYGKFELSELKLNSNSIRGGQKLTVSVKVTNTGQMDGKKTVELYTRDLWASVAPDWKRLRKFKKIVLKAGESQTVSFVIDRNDLSFVNRDLKRVTEDGDFEVMVGGMTEKFTYQNSGKRL